Proteins from one Brevibacillus humidisoli genomic window:
- a CDS encoding RNA-binding protein, with amino-acid sequence MSLFDHFRKEEHPFVERALEMLLLVEQRQTMRLTDFLDPRQFSIFQSLTSQVADVRVDGRGGYDGAERVRALLYPGYIVPEQDDFKLVLVQIKGDQRFVQLSHRDVLGALLHIGLKREKFGDILMDGQGCQVIVAQEVFEYVRMQVTQIHRIPVELVSVGWDQLRIPAEQRAEKNFTVSSPRLDAVVGEVYRLSRSKALLPIRAGRAKVNWKVVDDPAYMLAPGDVVSLTGFGRFEVYEMAPTARSGRIRIIVGEYM; translated from the coding sequence ATGAGTTTATTCGATCACTTTCGTAAAGAAGAGCATCCTTTTGTTGAGCGGGCGCTGGAAATGCTGCTGCTAGTAGAGCAGCGGCAAACCATGCGCCTGACTGATTTTCTGGACCCTCGCCAGTTTTCCATCTTTCAAAGCCTAACTTCCCAAGTGGCAGATGTCCGGGTCGACGGTCGGGGCGGGTATGACGGTGCAGAACGCGTACGTGCTCTGTTGTATCCTGGCTACATCGTACCTGAGCAGGATGACTTCAAGCTTGTCCTCGTGCAGATCAAAGGAGACCAGCGCTTCGTCCAGCTCTCTCACCGCGACGTCCTCGGTGCGCTGCTGCATATCGGATTGAAGCGGGAAAAGTTTGGCGACATCTTGATGGACGGACAGGGTTGTCAGGTCATTGTGGCTCAAGAAGTCTTTGAGTATGTTCGGATGCAGGTAACGCAGATCCACCGCATACCGGTAGAGCTGGTCAGCGTGGGCTGGGATCAGCTGCGCATACCCGCAGAGCAGCGGGCGGAAAAAAACTTTACCGTTTCATCACCACGTCTTGATGCAGTCGTGGGGGAAGTGTACCGTCTTTCACGTTCCAAAGCACTGCTGCCAATCCGAGCCGGCAGGGCGAAGGTAAACTGGAAAGTGGTTGACGATCCTGCCTACATGCTGGCACCAGGAGATGTCGTATCGCTGACTGGTTTTGGGCGGTTTGAAGTGTATGAAATGGCGCCGACCGCGCGAAGCGGACGAATAAGAATCATAGTTGGCGAATACATGTAG
- a CDS encoding DivIVA domain-containing protein: MPLTPLDIHNKEFSTGFRGYNVDEVNEFLDQIIKDMELLIKEKKDLEERVAMLNERVDHYKNMEENLSKSILVAQETAEEVKSNARKEAQLILKEAEKNADRIVNEALAKSRKVAIEIEELKKRASVYRMRFRTLLEAQMEMLENGGWDDLEPADSELETV; this comes from the coding sequence GTGCCGTTAACGCCGTTAGACATACACAACAAGGAATTCAGTACGGGATTTAGAGGGTACAATGTCGATGAAGTAAACGAGTTTCTCGATCAGATCATCAAGGATATGGAGCTTCTGATCAAGGAAAAGAAAGACCTCGAAGAGCGGGTAGCCATGCTCAATGAACGGGTCGACCATTATAAAAACATGGAAGAAAACCTGAGTAAGTCGATTCTTGTGGCGCAGGAGACGGCCGAAGAAGTGAAGTCAAATGCGCGCAAGGAAGCCCAGCTAATCCTGAAAGAAGCAGAGAAGAACGCTGACCGGATTGTGAACGAGGCGCTGGCCAAGTCACGCAAGGTGGCCATTGAGATCGAGGAATTGAAGAAAAGGGCTTCTGTTTACCGCATGCGTTTCCGTACCCTGCTGGAAGCGCAGATGGAAATGTTGGAAAACGGCGGTTGGGATGACTTGGAACCTGCCGACTCCGAGTTGGAAACGGTTTAG
- the ileS gene encoding isoleucine--tRNA ligase: MDYSKTLNLPKTEFPMRGNLPQREPEIQKWWDEVGIYQRVQERTEGRPSFILHDGPPYANGDIHIGHALNKILKDMIVRYKSMAGFHAPYVPGWDTHGLPIEQAIINAQQLDRRSIEVNDFRARCEEYAWSFIDKQRAQFKRLGVRGDWENPYVTLKPEYEARQIQVFGEMAKKGYIYKGLRSVYWSPSSETALADAEIEYKDKRSPSIYVSFQVQDGKGKLDTDTGVVIWTTTPWTIPANLAICLHPELEYSVVRADGAKYLLASGLLETAVKEIGWENTEVLATFQGAELEGVVTKHPFYDRESPILLGEHVTLDAGTGCVHTAPGHGEDDFQIGMKYGIGVLCPVDGEGKMTSEAPGFEGLFYDDANKVVTERLQETGALLKLTFITHSYPHDWRTKKPVIYRATEQWFASIDGFRDKLLEAIKEVKWIPHWGEVRLSNMVADRGDWCISRQRVWGVPIPIFYCKSCGEAIINDTTIQHIAELVRQEGSKVWFSREADELMPAGLSCPKCSHTEFRKETDTMDVWFDSGSSHAAVLRERDDLSWPADMYLEGSDQYRGWFNSSLTTSVAVNGKAPYKAVLSHGFTLDGEGRKMSKSLGNVIEPQKVMDKLGADILRLWVASVDYQADQRISDAILNQIAEVYRKIRNTFRFLLGNLDNFDPARDQVPYEQLGELDRYILFKEAQVVSRVRKAYDDYQFHTVFHTVHNFCTIDLSAFYLDICKDRLYVEAADSAKRRAAQTVMYACLLDLVRLVAPIIPHTADEVWRFVPGVVEQSVQLTDMPEANEQYVAFDSEAKAKWEAFLEVRDEVLKAMEEARRNKVFGNSVDAKLSLYPGEQAYQALMKMDDLADLFIVANVDLHAPEETKPAEAVELEGIAVVVTPADGQKCERCRVVRTDVGVNEHYPQICGRCASIVSEHYADAVES, translated from the coding sequence ATGGATTACAGCAAGACGCTGAACCTGCCAAAAACGGAGTTTCCGATGCGCGGCAATCTGCCGCAGCGTGAACCGGAAATCCAGAAGTGGTGGGATGAGGTAGGGATTTATCAGCGGGTACAGGAGCGGACAGAGGGACGCCCTTCTTTTATCCTGCATGACGGTCCGCCGTACGCCAACGGCGATATCCACATCGGGCACGCACTGAACAAGATTCTCAAGGATATGATCGTTCGCTACAAATCGATGGCCGGCTTTCACGCCCCGTATGTACCGGGATGGGACACGCACGGTCTGCCAATCGAGCAAGCGATCATTAATGCGCAGCAGCTTGATCGTCGGTCGATCGAAGTGAACGATTTCCGGGCTCGCTGTGAGGAGTACGCCTGGAGTTTCATCGACAAGCAGCGAGCGCAATTCAAGCGACTTGGGGTACGTGGCGACTGGGAAAACCCCTACGTCACACTGAAGCCGGAGTACGAAGCGCGTCAGATCCAGGTGTTTGGAGAAATGGCCAAAAAGGGGTACATCTACAAAGGACTGCGCAGTGTGTACTGGTCGCCTTCCTCGGAAACCGCTCTGGCTGACGCCGAAATCGAATACAAGGATAAACGCTCCCCGTCCATCTACGTCTCCTTTCAGGTGCAGGACGGGAAAGGGAAGTTGGATACCGATACCGGTGTGGTTATCTGGACGACCACTCCCTGGACGATTCCGGCCAACCTGGCGATCTGTCTGCATCCGGAACTGGAGTATAGCGTAGTACGAGCCGATGGTGCCAAGTACCTGCTGGCTTCCGGGTTGTTGGAGACGGCTGTCAAAGAGATCGGTTGGGAAAACACGGAAGTTCTTGCCACTTTCCAGGGAGCAGAGTTGGAAGGCGTGGTCACCAAGCATCCTTTTTATGACCGGGAATCGCCGATCCTGCTGGGAGAGCACGTCACACTGGACGCCGGTACCGGTTGTGTCCACACGGCACCGGGACACGGGGAGGACGACTTCCAGATCGGCATGAAGTACGGCATCGGTGTTCTCTGTCCGGTGGACGGAGAAGGGAAGATGACCAGTGAAGCCCCTGGATTTGAAGGATTGTTTTACGACGACGCCAACAAAGTGGTTACCGAGAGACTGCAGGAGACGGGTGCGTTGCTTAAGCTGACTTTTATCACTCACTCGTATCCGCACGACTGGCGTACCAAAAAGCCGGTTATCTATCGTGCGACGGAACAGTGGTTCGCTTCGATTGACGGCTTCCGGGATAAGCTGCTGGAGGCGATTAAAGAGGTGAAATGGATTCCCCACTGGGGAGAAGTGAGACTCTCCAACATGGTGGCAGATCGTGGCGACTGGTGCATATCCCGTCAGCGCGTATGGGGTGTGCCAATCCCGATCTTTTACTGTAAATCCTGCGGGGAAGCGATCATCAACGACACCACGATTCAACATATCGCTGAGCTCGTTCGCCAGGAGGGCTCCAAAGTATGGTTCTCCCGCGAAGCGGATGAACTGATGCCGGCAGGTCTCTCCTGTCCAAAGTGCAGCCACACCGAATTCCGCAAAGAGACGGATACGATGGACGTCTGGTTTGACTCCGGCTCCAGTCATGCAGCTGTGCTGCGGGAGCGGGATGACCTGAGCTGGCCGGCCGACATGTATCTGGAAGGATCCGATCAATACCGTGGCTGGTTTAACTCCTCGCTCACCACTTCTGTCGCAGTGAATGGCAAAGCACCGTATAAAGCGGTATTGAGCCACGGCTTTACGCTGGACGGAGAAGGGCGGAAGATGTCCAAGTCACTGGGCAATGTGATCGAGCCGCAGAAGGTGATGGATAAGCTGGGTGCCGACATCCTCCGCCTCTGGGTAGCTTCGGTCGACTACCAGGCAGACCAACGGATTTCTGATGCGATCCTCAATCAGATCGCCGAAGTATACCGCAAGATCCGCAATACGTTCCGTTTTCTGCTGGGCAATCTGGACAACTTTGACCCTGCTCGCGATCAGGTGCCTTACGAACAGTTGGGCGAGTTGGACCGCTACATCTTGTTTAAAGAGGCGCAGGTCGTATCACGGGTACGGAAGGCTTACGATGACTATCAGTTCCACACCGTCTTCCATACCGTGCATAATTTCTGCACCATTGATCTGTCCGCTTTTTATCTCGATATTTGCAAAGACCGTCTGTATGTGGAAGCGGCGGACAGTGCAAAACGTCGCGCCGCACAGACCGTGATGTACGCCTGCCTGTTGGATCTGGTTCGTCTGGTAGCGCCAATCATTCCGCATACGGCTGACGAGGTCTGGCGGTTTGTCCCCGGTGTAGTGGAACAAAGTGTGCAGCTGACCGATATGCCGGAAGCCAATGAGCAGTACGTCGCCTTTGACTCTGAGGCAAAGGCGAAGTGGGAAGCATTTCTCGAAGTGCGTGACGAAGTGCTGAAGGCGATGGAAGAAGCGCGCCGGAACAAGGTATTTGGCAATTCGGTTGATGCCAAGCTCTCCTTGTACCCAGGTGAGCAAGCTTACCAGGCATTGATGAAGATGGATGATCTGGCCGACCTGTTCATCGTCGCCAACGTCGATCTGCACGCACCGGAGGAAACCAAGCCGGCAGAAGCGGTTGAGCTGGAGGGCATCGCCGTTGTGGTCACTCCTGCCGACGGCCAAAAATGTGAACGATGCCGCGTGGTCAGGACCGACGTTGGCGTAAACGAGCATTATCCGCAGATCTGTGGACGCTGTGCGTCGATTGTGAGTGAGCATTACGCCGATGCAGTGGAATCCTGA
- a CDS encoding YggT family protein, whose translation MYYYLTLIIGYVFKVYQFMIIAYVLMSWVPQMRETSIGQLLERLVEPYLAPFRRFIPPLGFIDISPIVALFALYFAQLGLMSLLRMIFT comes from the coding sequence ATGTATTATTACTTGACGTTGATCATCGGATACGTATTTAAAGTTTATCAGTTTATGATCATTGCCTATGTACTGATGTCATGGGTACCGCAAATGCGTGAAACCTCGATCGGCCAATTGCTGGAGCGGTTGGTGGAACCGTACCTGGCACCATTTCGGCGGTTTATCCCGCCGCTCGGCTTTATTGACATTTCGCCGATCGTCGCGTTGTTTGCGCTCTACTTTGCTCAACTGGGACTGATGTCCTTACTTCGAATGATCTTTACATGA